DNA sequence from the Suricata suricatta isolate VVHF042 chromosome 14, meerkat_22Aug2017_6uvM2_HiC, whole genome shotgun sequence genome:
GAAGTGACGCTACTTCGCGAGCTGGCGAACGGGCGCGGCCTCTTCTTGAGTGGGCCAGGCCCCATGACCACACCCCCGCCTGAAGGAACACTCGGGATTGGGCGGTCtggagggaaggggcggggcttAGGGTAACGGCCGTAACGGCTGTGACAAGCGCCCAACCGCCGGAGCTTCCGCACGGGACGGGGCGGGACCTGGGTCTGAGGGCGCTAAGCGGGCGGAACGGAATCGGCCGTCGTGAGAGGAAGTTGGACTCCTACCCGGACGAAGCCCTGCCTCGAGAGGCAGCCCTGGCCTGAGCGCGAGGAGCAAAGTCTTTCCGTCGGCGGGTGGAGTGTGTCCGGCAGGAGGCGGAGCGGCGCGCCGTGGCGCAGGCGGCTGGGGGCTGGCACgaggcgggcggggcggggggcggggctgcgggCGCTGTCACTTCAGCACCAGGAAATAGGTGGTCCAGCCGGCCAGCAGCAGCGCTCCGATGAGCACCGTGTAGCTGAGGAGCACGAAGGCCAGCAGCTCCCGCAGCAGCTGCAGCATGTGGATGGTGGACGAGGCCGGCATCGCAACGAGCGGGAAGCCCGAGAACCTGCGGGGCGGGGGCATTGTGGAGTCCCTGGACGCGTAAAGACGGTCCCCCCATAAGCCCACCCTCCATTGGCCACTCCGCAAGCGCTGCTGAGCCAGGCAGGGTTCTAGACAATGTGGATACAGGGCGACTATGCTATGTCCTGGCCCTCAAGAGTAAACACGCTGCTTAAGGCTGAGGAAGCCCCCAAGTGCTGACTTTCTACCTAACAACCATCTAGACGTCCTTTTTGCATTTACACTAATAGTCTTTTAAACCAAGTTTCCCTTGTTCTTTGACTCCTAATCTGGATCTGGGTTGTAAGGAGAGAGAAGCCTGTTCCCAGTCTCCGCTGCTGCATTAGTCTTCATCCCtggctctctcttcccatccaccTCCTGCATTTTTAATGCTGTGAGTGCTGCTAATGGTCTAATGGAGTAAAGCTTTCTTTACCCATCACTCAAGCTGCAGCCCCAGCTGCCCGCACTACctgggaggagaaaaggagagggaccCCTTTGGGTGGCAGAAGGCAGTAGGTCCTCACAGAAGCCCTCTGTAATTCCCTGGACCCCAAGGCTTGATAACATGCAGAGTTTGAGAGTCTTTGCATTATGGTCGGGCACACGTGCCCTTCTGGCCAGCCAGTATTGCAGAAGAGCCAAGAGGTGGGCATCAATTTGATTCTGGGCTTATCTCCTTCCCCATTGTCCTCTTGTGCAGCTTACCACAGATGGAATCAGTGGCAACAATCACAAACCAGCTTTTTATCTCCATTACTGTCCTGCCCAGCAACTTCCCCTCAGGCCCAGCCACTaggttccttctctctccattttacTCACTCAGCGAAGTTTCCACAAGTCCTCTGCTACAGCAGCTCCACAGTCCCTCTCCCGGTCTGGTGTCTAAAGGTAGGCGTGTGTGTATTCCAGTGGTCTCGGCAGAGCTGTGCGATATTCAGGCAGCAGCTGCGCTCTCCAACTAGGTGTGGTCTAGAGACCAATCACAGTCTCCCCTCGGTCCCTGAGCAATCAGGGAGCTGCGCACAGCCCATCCCAGGCCAGGCGGGGCATTGGCAACCCTGCCTGCCCTCCGCCCATTTCACTGCCACAGCCCACAGGACTCTAAGGATGCCTGCAAAGCTCCGGACTCAGAAGGGCTGAGCAAGTGGTACATGAGGAGCTTTTTCATGCCCCTTCTTGTCTTGCTTTTCTAAACACTGCAGGTGGGATATAATGTGAACCCTTTTCTAACAACATTGAGAGGAACCCCATCCTACTCAGTCTCAGAGGAGAAGAACCAATATGCAACTTTCACTTACAACTTTCCAACTAAAGCAAACGCggttgtcttaaaaaaaaaaagtgtgaacaTGCACGTATGTGAGAAACAGCTTAGAGAACCCAGAGCTCCTGAATGCTCAATTCTAATTTACAGAGTTTAGCAGTTGAGAGATGCACTATACAGTCACCTTCCCAATGAGCCTACTTCTAATTTCAACTCCAAATGTGATGCAAAGACAGCCAGTAGGGATGTCAGCAAATAACGAACAGACCCTTTCCCAGACGGAACAATGAAGGAAAAGCACAAACTTTGTGCTGCTTCTGATTATCTTGCTTTTTATTGTAGTTTGTGATTAGAGACTGTTATTTGACCTTTAAACTAGAAGGGAGTGTGGACATCAGCCCTTTTATCAATATCATCTTCCAGAAGCAAATGGCTCCTTAATTTAATCAGCATCTGTTATTATCAAATCACTGCCCCGGCCACAGCCTGGCTGAAAACAGGAGCAGAACATTATCAAGCTGTTCAGGAAGCCAGAGAGTAGTAATTGCTCCCCTAGAGAATTGGTCATCTGAAGGGCTTCTGTGTCCTGCCTAGTGACAGGAAAGAAAGTATGGCTAAGATTTATACCCTCACCGCATACTACAGCAACAGATGAAAAGGAGAGGCTATGAGAGCAGGCTCGGCGCTGTCCCCTTGCACTCTCCTGTCCTTCAAATGGACGTATTCCAGCCTCTGTAGACTCTGGTCACTACGGAGTAACGAAAGCTAAGAAATATGTGGCTTGAAATTCACATGCATTCATTTAGAAATAAGAGCAACTGAGAAAGTTGACATATTGCCTTTTTCTTAGATCACTGGCTGACAAAAAGGCATCCTCTGTTTTCTAAAGGAGGTCCTTAAACTGTATAATATAATGTATCTGGCTGTAGAGTGTAATTCAGTCTCCCCATGATTCAGTCTTTGTGATGCTGCATTTCTATGCCTTGCCATCTTGACCACAGCTTCTCTTCCTGTCTGCTTTAGACACTCAGttcatttgatgtttttaaaaagagcatttcttcttgaatttctgCTGAATACAAACACTTCCTCATGGCAAAAggccaatctttaaaaaaaaattttttttgagcgCGCACAAGAGTgagtagggtgtgtgtgtgtatgtgtgtgtgtgtgtgtgtgtgtgagagagagagagagagagagagagagagagagagagagagagagagaatcccaggcaggatccacaatgctagcgcagagcccaatgcgggactcaaattcatgaactgtgagatcattacctgagccaaaatcaagagtcagatgcttaactgactgagccacccaggcgccccaggccagTCTCTAAGGTACAactgagaacaagagagagaccAGCACGTCATTATTGACTCTAATACATTTCTAGTGAGGGCAGAGCTACAGTGCCCAGTCCTTCCcagttctctttaaaaattaaatgtgcaatttttaatattccttttaaCCATCACAGATACACcccattaaaaaacatttcttaacgcttatttttgagagagagagcacaaggagaggaggcaaagaaagagagggggagacacagaatctgaagcaggctccaggctctaggctgtcagcacagagcccaataagggactctgactcatgaaccgtgagacctgagccaaagtggaacgcttaactgactgagcgacccaggtgccccagagaccgCTCACTTCGATGTGGTTTGGAGAcattgtgggctttttttttttaaacaactgaaGGCTTATGGGGGCCCTGCACTGAGCAATTCTGCCAGTGCCACTTTGCCAATGCCGTTTGCTTACTTTATGTCTCCGTATCATCACTTCTTGGCCTTCTGGCTAAGGTCAAGTGTGTCTCCGTGTCACATTCTGGTAATTCTCACGACATCTcaaacttttctgttttattatatttgttatggagATCTGTGATCAtcactcactgaaagctcagatgatggctagtaatttttagtaatatttttaaaataggaaatacatATGTTTTTAGACACAAGACTATTGCACAATTAAGAGATACAGTACAGTGTAAACACAACTTTTATATGCACCGGGACACCAAAAGATTCATCTCCAGTCTCTCTCAGTATGCCTGTATTCTCTTGCTCGACAGTTAAACTACAATTCAAATGCTTCTCTGTTGGCTAAAATTCACAATGTACAGTAAGACACAGAACAGTGCCCATGTATACTTCTTTATCTACGCAGACTTCTCTTTTATGGAGTTGCTGGTGTAGCAGAACTGTCTACCTAACTAGACAAAAGTCCAGACATGGTGTAAACAATCCGCCCTCTCCAGGAATAAATGTACCATTCACATATCCTTTCTCAGGAAGGGCATGCTCCTTTGAGACAAAGGCTGCTTCAAGGATTAAGT
Encoded proteins:
- the LOC115277951 gene encoding zinc finger protein 628-like; amino-acid sequence: MEGGLMGGPSLRVQGLHNAPAPQVLGLPARCDAGLVHHPHAAAAAGAAGLRAPQLHGAHRSAAAGRLDHLFPGAEVTAPAAPPPAPPASCQPPAACATARRSASCRTHSTRRRKDFAPRAQARAASRGRASSGPPNPECSFRRGCGHGAWPTQEEAAPVRQLAK